One part of the Halopenitus persicus genome encodes these proteins:
- the pyrI gene encoding aspartate carbamoyltransferase regulatory subunit, with product MSPDRELRVSKIRNGTVIDHITGGQSLNVLAILGIDGSEEFSVSIGMNVPSDRLGHKDILKVEGRELSQSEVDVLSLIAPEATINIVRDYEVVEKNRVERPTEVVGVLSCPNRNCISNDDEPVETRFAVMADGVRCDYCSEILRDRLAEHIDV from the coding sequence ATGAGTCCCGACCGCGAGCTCCGCGTCTCGAAGATCCGGAACGGGACCGTCATCGACCACATCACCGGCGGACAGTCGCTCAACGTGCTCGCGATCCTGGGGATCGACGGCTCCGAGGAGTTCAGCGTCTCCATCGGAATGAACGTCCCCTCCGATCGGCTCGGCCACAAGGACATCCTCAAGGTCGAGGGCCGGGAGCTGAGCCAGTCCGAGGTCGACGTCCTCTCGCTGATCGCGCCGGAGGCGACGATCAACATCGTTCGCGACTACGAGGTGGTCGAGAAGAACCGGGTCGAGCGCCCGACCGAAGTGGTCGGCGTTCTCTCGTGTCCGAACCGGAACTGCATCTCGAACGACGACGAGCCCGTCGAAACGCGCTTCGCGGTGATGGCGGACGGCGTGCGGTGTGACTACTGTTCGGAGATCCTGCGCGACCGCCTCGCCGAACACATCGACGTGTGA